A window of the Janthinobacterium agaricidamnosum NBRC 102515 = DSM 9628 genome harbors these coding sequences:
- the pilW gene encoding type IV pilus biogenesis/stability protein PilW, producing MPGLVQRCALPLAALCLAGLLAGCAGGAGNGSGTAELLTSSDMTAGQKRAEIRRELAIGYYQQGQLEVALDEIKKALQADPDSAESYGVRALIYSDMNQLPLAQDNYQRALKLAPNNADLNNNYGAFLCHHGREKEALPYFDLALKNPATDASKGNVLNNAGSCRVNLKDYAGAEPYLLQALQLTPDLLETNFNLARVYYGRGDYQRAGSFMTRLSKIAKMESLTADVLWLGIKVQHKLGDTGAEAGLATQLRRRHAGSAEYAAYQRGAFDE from the coding sequence ATGCCGGGACTGGTACAGCGCTGCGCGCTGCCGCTGGCCGCTTTATGCCTGGCCGGGCTGCTGGCTGGCTGTGCCGGCGGCGCCGGGAATGGCAGCGGCACGGCCGAATTGCTGACCAGTTCCGATATGACGGCGGGGCAAAAACGCGCCGAAATCCGCCGCGAGCTGGCGATCGGTTATTACCAGCAAGGCCAGCTGGAGGTGGCGCTCGATGAAATCAAGAAGGCGTTGCAAGCCGATCCGGACAGCGCCGAATCGTATGGTGTGCGAGCACTGATTTATTCGGACATGAACCAGTTGCCGCTGGCGCAAGATAATTACCAGCGCGCCCTGAAGCTGGCGCCAAATAATGCTGACCTGAATAATAATTATGGGGCATTCCTGTGCCATCATGGCCGTGAAAAGGAAGCGCTGCCGTATTTCGACCTGGCGCTGAAAAATCCGGCCACCGATGCCTCCAAGGGCAATGTGTTGAACAATGCTGGCTCTTGCCGTGTAAACTTGAAGGATTACGCTGGCGCCGAACCGTATTTATTGCAAGCGTTGCAACTGACGCCGGATTTGCTGGAAACCAATTTCAACCTGGCGCGCGTGTATTACGGGCGCGGGGATTATCAACGGGCCGGCTCTTTCATGACCAGGCTGAGTAAAATAGCAAAAATGGAGAGCCTGACAGCCGATGTGCTGTGGCTCGGAATCAAGGTGCAGCATAAGCTCGGCGACACGGGTGCGGAAGCTGGCCTGGCGACGCAATTGCGCCGCCGCCATGCCGGTTCGGCCGAGTATGCTGCTTATCAACGTGGGGCGTTTGATGAGTGA
- the hisS gene encoding histidine--tRNA ligase, producing the protein MSENKKPAKISAVKGMNDLLPADAPLWELFENTAQSVFQSYGFQHIRTPIVEETRLFARAIGAVTDIVEKEMYSFTDSMNGDLLTLRPEGTAGVVRAVVEHNLVYEGPKRLWYKGQMFRHERPQKGRYRQFYQFGAEAIGFTGPDIDAEMIMMCRRLWDDLGLENIRLELNSIGDAAERQLHRADLIAYLEGHADLLDEEAKRRLHSNPLRILDTKNPAMQDMVDGAPKLLDYLGAESLAHFEGVQKILNHNNIPFTINPRLVRGLDYYNRTVFEWVSDNLGAQGTVCAGGRYDGMVEMFGGKPTPAVGFAMGIERLVLLMKDAGAPEAPALCDVYLVHQGEGAQLQAFVLAERIRDAGLDVVLHCAASNGGAAFKNQMKKADASGAAFAVILGDAEVEQHVANVKALREADAEQQQSAVPFDDVVDYLVDQIVGSNDCGHDHSDGHVHYHH; encoded by the coding sequence ATGTCAGAAAATAAAAAACCAGCAAAGATCAGCGCCGTCAAAGGCATGAATGATTTGCTGCCGGCCGATGCGCCGCTGTGGGAATTGTTTGAAAACACTGCCCAGTCGGTCTTCCAGAGTTATGGCTTCCAGCATATCCGCACGCCGATCGTCGAAGAAACCAGGCTGTTTGCGCGCGCCATCGGCGCCGTCACCGATATTGTTGAAAAGGAAATGTATTCGTTCACCGACTCGATGAACGGCGACTTGCTGACGCTGCGCCCGGAAGGCACGGCCGGCGTGGTGCGCGCGGTGGTCGAGCACAACCTGGTCTACGAAGGTCCGAAACGGCTGTGGTACAAGGGCCAGATGTTCCGCCACGAGCGTCCGCAAAAGGGCCGCTACCGCCAGTTTTACCAGTTCGGCGCGGAAGCGATCGGCTTCACCGGCCCGGATATCGACGCCGAAATGATCATGATGTGCCGCCGCCTGTGGGATGACCTGGGCCTGGAAAATATCCGCCTGGAACTGAACTCGATCGGCGACGCGGCCGAGCGCCAGCTGCACCGCGCCGACTTGATCGCCTACCTGGAAGGCCACGCCGACTTGCTCGACGAAGAGGCAAAGCGTCGCCTGCACAGCAATCCGCTGCGCATTCTCGATACCAAGAATCCCGCCATGCAAGACATGGTCGATGGCGCGCCGAAACTGCTCGATTACCTGGGCGCGGAATCGCTGGCCCACTTCGAGGGCGTGCAAAAGATCTTGAACCACAACAATATTCCGTTCACCATCAATCCGCGCCTGGTGCGCGGCCTGGATTATTACAACCGCACCGTGTTCGAGTGGGTCAGCGACAACCTGGGCGCGCAAGGCACGGTATGCGCCGGCGGCCGCTACGACGGCATGGTCGAAATGTTCGGCGGCAAGCCGACCCCGGCGGTCGGTTTTGCGATGGGCATCGAACGCCTGGTGTTGCTGATGAAGGACGCCGGCGCGCCGGAAGCGCCGGCGCTGTGCGACGTGTATCTGGTGCACCAGGGCGAGGGCGCGCAATTGCAAGCGTTCGTGCTGGCCGAGCGGATACGCGATGCCGGCCTGGACGTTGTGCTACATTGCGCTGCGAGCAACGGCGGCGCGGCCTTCAAGAACCAGATGAAGAAAGCCGACGCCAGCGGCGCGGCGTTTGCCGTGATCCTCGGCGACGCCGAAGTCGAGCAGCATGTGGCCAACGTCAAGGCGCTGCGCGAAGCCGACGCCGAGCAGCAGCAAAGCGCGGTGCCGTTCGACGATGTGGTCGATTACCTGGTTGACCAGATTGTCGGCAGCAACGATTGCGGCCATGACCACAGCGATGGCCACGTGCATTATCATCACTGA
- the rlmN gene encoding 23S rRNA (adenine(2503)-C(2))-methyltransferase RlmN has translation MNTTTLTNLLDLDPAQLIAYCAELGEKPFRAKQLQRWIHQFGASDFDAMTDLAKSLRDKLATRAEVRAPAVISDHTSTDGTRKWLVDVGNGNAVETVFIPEDNRGTLCISTQAGCAVNCRFCSTGKQGFNRNLTVGEIIGQLWMAEFELRRTKGIEPGPKGERQITNVVMMGMGEPLLNFEPTVTALKLMLDDNAYGLSRRRVTLSTSGVVPMMDKLSQEVPVALAVSLHASNDTLRDGLIPLNKKYPLKELMAACKRYLEFAPRDFITFEYCMLDGVNDSDEHARELLALVQDREFGLNCKFNLIPFNPFPESGLLRSKNPRIKAFAQVLMDGGIVTTVRKTRGDDIDAACGQLAGEVQDRTRVQQRMEKMSEYQQKFGANFGKIVEIRS, from the coding sequence ATGAACACGACGACACTCACCAACTTGCTGGACCTCGATCCCGCGCAACTCATCGCTTATTGCGCCGAGTTGGGAGAGAAACCGTTCCGTGCCAAGCAATTGCAACGCTGGATACACCAGTTCGGCGCGTCCGATTTCGACGCCATGACCGACCTGGCCAAGTCGCTGCGCGACAAGCTGGCGACCCGCGCCGAAGTGCGCGCGCCGGCCGTGATCAGCGACCATACCTCGACCGACGGCACGCGCAAGTGGCTGGTCGACGTGGGCAACGGCAATGCCGTGGAAACCGTGTTCATTCCGGAAGATAACCGCGGCACATTGTGCATCTCGACCCAGGCCGGCTGCGCCGTCAATTGCCGCTTCTGCTCGACCGGCAAGCAAGGGTTCAACCGCAACCTGACGGTCGGCGAAATCATCGGCCAGCTGTGGATGGCGGAATTTGAATTGCGCAGGACCAAGGGCATCGAACCCGGCCCGAAAGGCGAACGCCAGATCACCAACGTGGTGATGATGGGCATGGGCGAGCCTTTATTGAATTTCGAACCGACCGTCACCGCGCTCAAGCTGATGCTGGACGATAACGCCTACGGCCTGTCGCGCCGCCGCGTGACCTTGTCCACCTCGGGCGTGGTGCCGATGATGGACAAGCTGTCGCAAGAGGTGCCGGTGGCGCTGGCGGTGTCGCTGCATGCGTCGAACGATACGCTGCGCGATGGCTTGATTCCACTGAACAAGAAATATCCGCTGAAGGAATTGATGGCGGCCTGCAAGCGCTACCTGGAATTCGCGCCGCGCGATTTCATCACCTTCGAATACTGCATGCTGGACGGCGTCAACGACAGCGACGAGCATGCGCGTGAATTGCTGGCGCTGGTGCAAGACCGCGAATTCGGTCTCAACTGCAAATTCAACCTGATTCCATTCAACCCGTTCCCGGAATCGGGTTTGTTGCGGTCGAAAAATCCGCGCATCAAGGCGTTTGCCCAGGTGCTGATGGATGGCGGCATCGTCACCACCGTGCGCAAGACGCGCGGCGACGATATCGACGCCGCCTGCGGCCAGCTGGCCGGCGAAGTCCAGGACCGCACCCGGGTCCAGCAGCGGATGGAAAAAATGAGCGAATATCAGCAAAAATTCGGCGCCAACTTCGGCAAGATCGTGGAGATCCGTTCCTGA
- a CDS encoding tetratricopeptide repeat protein: protein MAYDHEEQEQLASLKAWWNQYGNLTSWVLIVALAGYSGWTGWKYYQRTQSASASQLYDELQNAVKAKDNAKVQRAAGDMQSRFGGTTYAPMGALVAAKSAFDANDLKAAKAQLQWVADHGSEEYQAVAKLRLAGVLLDEKAYDEALKVLAGDTTAQFAGAVADRKGDILVAQNKIAEARTAYLAALAATDKKSPGRQLIEVKLEAIGGTLPDAKAAA from the coding sequence ATGGCATACGATCACGAAGAACAAGAACAATTAGCTTCCCTCAAAGCATGGTGGAATCAGTACGGCAACCTGACTTCCTGGGTGCTGATAGTCGCGCTGGCAGGTTATAGCGGCTGGACTGGCTGGAAATATTACCAGCGCACCCAGTCGGCGTCGGCGTCGCAGCTGTATGACGAGTTGCAAAACGCCGTCAAGGCCAAGGACAATGCCAAGGTGCAGCGCGCCGCCGGCGACATGCAGTCGCGTTTCGGCGGCACCACCTACGCGCCGATGGGCGCGCTGGTGGCGGCCAAGAGCGCGTTCGACGCCAACGACTTGAAAGCCGCCAAGGCCCAGCTGCAATGGGTGGCCGACCATGGTTCCGAGGAATACCAGGCGGTGGCGAAGCTGCGCCTGGCGGGCGTGCTGCTGGATGAAAAAGCCTACGATGAAGCGCTGAAAGTGCTGGCTGGCGACACCACCGCGCAATTTGCCGGCGCCGTGGCCGACCGCAAGGGCGACATCCTGGTGGCGCAAAACAAGATCGCCGAAGCGCGCACCGCCTACCTGGCCGCGCTGGCCGCGACCGACAAGAAAAGCCCTGGCCGTCAACTGATCGAAGTCAAGCTCGAAGCGATCGGCGGCACCTTGCCTGACGCAAAAGCAGCCGCTTAA
- a CDS encoding LysR family transcriptional regulator produces the protein MDINLARTFLEAAASGSFIVAAQRLHLTQTAVSARIRALEQQLGRRLFVRNKAGARLTPAGERFMRHAATMVQVWERARQQVALPPGREDGVGIGGELSLWHPLLADWLIWMKRHAPEIALRTEVDSAPRLLDGVQDGSLDLAVLYNPPQRPGLVSELLAEEKLIMITSSADGMLDPDVYVYVDWGPSFAANHHAAYPELGNPPVTVSLGPLALTYLLSVGGAGYFRSGTVQPFLDAGQLYRVAGAPEFSHSVYAVHAGQGGNPTVERARGGLREVAAGHGGAGLRHTIEARPQA, from the coding sequence ATGGATATCAACTTGGCCCGTACCTTTCTGGAAGCCGCCGCCAGCGGCAGTTTTATCGTGGCGGCGCAGCGCTTGCACCTGACCCAGACGGCGGTCAGCGCGCGCATCCGCGCGCTGGAGCAGCAACTGGGGCGCCGGCTATTCGTGCGCAACAAGGCTGGCGCGCGGCTGACGCCGGCCGGCGAGCGTTTCATGCGCCATGCGGCGACCATGGTGCAAGTGTGGGAGCGGGCCCGCCAGCAAGTGGCGCTGCCGCCCGGCCGCGAAGACGGCGTCGGCATCGGCGGCGAGCTGAGCTTGTGGCATCCGCTGCTGGCCGACTGGCTGATCTGGATGAAACGTCATGCCCCTGAAATCGCCTTGCGGACCGAAGTCGATAGTGCGCCGCGCCTGCTCGATGGGGTGCAGGACGGCTCGCTCGACCTGGCCGTGCTGTACAACCCGCCGCAGCGGCCGGGCCTGGTCAGCGAATTGCTGGCCGAGGAAAAACTGATCATGATCACCAGCAGCGCCGACGGCATGCTGGACCCGGATGTCTACGTGTATGTCGATTGGGGTCCGAGTTTTGCCGCCAATCACCATGCAGCCTATCCTGAACTGGGCAATCCGCCCGTGACGGTATCGCTGGGACCGTTGGCGCTGACGTATCTCCTCAGCGTCGGCGGCGCCGGTTATTTCCGCAGCGGCACGGTGCAGCCTTTCCTTGACGCAGGTCAGCTGTACCGCGTCGCTGGCGCGCCGGAGTTTTCGCATTCGGTGTACGCGGTGCATGCGGGGCAGGGCGGCAATCCGACCGTGGAGCGGGCCCGTGGCGGCTTGCGCGAGGTGGCGGCCGGCCATGGCGGAGCGGGCTTGCGGCATACCATCGAGGCTCGTCCACAGGCATAA
- the bamB gene encoding outer membrane protein assembly factor BamB → MRITEKLIAASLLAVLAGCSSLNPFASKETKNQPAKLVDIKSQLPVKTSWKYSIGKAGVYSFTPALADGSLFVASNDGALARLDVQSGREQWRVKAGNELTGGVGSDGAVVAVGGIKGVVLAFDGQGKPLWTQQASSEILSAPVVGQGVVVVRSVDNRIVGLDARTGEKKWTVQRTTPALTLRNAPGMVIGGANVYIAQPGGKLLALALATGVQRWESVVGEPRGATELERVTDISGTPVLFDKDICTVTYQGKVACFDAATGVSRWNKDQSSDVGVAVDQRFVFTADEKGAVSAFSREGGQNAWKTDTLAFRRLSTPASFGRTVAVGDYQGYIHFLSREDGAIIGRVSTDGSSIVSDPVIAGTNLIFQTQSGTVTAFAVE, encoded by the coding sequence ATGCGCATCACCGAGAAACTGATAGCTGCAAGCTTGCTGGCCGTGCTGGCCGGATGTTCGTCATTAAATCCGTTCGCCTCCAAGGAAACCAAGAACCAGCCGGCCAAGCTGGTCGACATCAAGTCGCAATTGCCTGTCAAGACCAGCTGGAAATACTCGATCGGCAAGGCTGGCGTGTACAGCTTCACGCCGGCGCTGGCCGATGGCAGCCTGTTTGTCGCCAGCAACGACGGCGCGCTGGCGCGGCTCGACGTGCAAAGCGGACGCGAGCAGTGGCGCGTCAAGGCCGGCAATGAGCTGACCGGCGGCGTCGGCAGCGATGGCGCGGTGGTGGCGGTGGGCGGCATCAAGGGCGTGGTGCTGGCTTTCGACGGCCAGGGCAAGCCATTGTGGACCCAGCAGGCTTCCAGCGAAATCCTGTCGGCCCCGGTGGTCGGCCAGGGCGTGGTGGTGGTGCGCAGCGTGGATAACCGCATCGTCGGCCTGGATGCCAGGACCGGCGAAAAGAAATGGACCGTGCAGCGCACCACGCCGGCCCTGACGCTGCGCAATGCGCCGGGCATGGTGATCGGCGGCGCCAACGTGTACATCGCCCAGCCGGGCGGCAAATTGCTGGCCTTGGCGCTGGCGACCGGCGTGCAGCGCTGGGAATCGGTGGTCGGCGAGCCGCGCGGCGCGACCGAGCTGGAACGCGTGACCGATATTTCGGGCACGCCGGTACTGTTCGATAAGGATATCTGCACCGTGACGTACCAGGGCAAGGTGGCCTGCTTCGACGCTGCTACCGGCGTCAGCCGCTGGAACAAGGACCAGTCGTCGGATGTCGGCGTGGCGGTCGACCAGCGCTTCGTCTTCACCGCCGATGAAAAAGGCGCGGTCTCGGCCTTCAGCCGCGAAGGCGGCCAGAATGCATGGAAAACCGACACGCTGGCTTTCCGCCGCCTGTCGACCCCGGCATCGTTCGGGCGCACCGTCGCCGTCGGCGACTATCAGGGTTACATCCACTTCCTGTCACGGGAAGATGGCGCAATAATAGGTCGTGTCA
- a CDS encoding HPP family protein: MRPFTAWLHSFLPAAYSTSSHISNKERLRSCLGALLGIGVTAAATRLLLGPEAGLPIPMLIAPMGASAVLLFAVPASPLAQPWALVGGNLVSALSGITCARWIGDPLAAAALAVAMSIALMFWLRCIHPPSGAVALTAVLGGPAIHALGYGFVWLPVGLNTLILLAVAIVYHAATRHAYPHRAPLPVAPDRHATLLRAELDAVLASRNEVLDVDIGDLQEVLAEVESRMLRRQPEPLRKAA; this comes from the coding sequence TTGCGTCCTTTTACCGCCTGGCTGCACAGCTTCTTACCCGCCGCGTATTCCACTTCCAGCCACATCAGCAACAAGGAGCGCTTGCGCAGCTGCCTGGGCGCCTTGCTTGGCATTGGCGTGACCGCGGCTGCCACGCGCCTGCTGCTGGGACCGGAGGCCGGCTTGCCGATCCCGATGCTGATCGCGCCGATGGGTGCGTCTGCCGTGCTGCTGTTCGCGGTGCCGGCCAGTCCGCTGGCCCAGCCGTGGGCGCTGGTCGGCGGCAACCTGGTGTCGGCCTTGTCCGGCATCACGTGCGCGCGCTGGATCGGCGATCCGCTGGCCGCGGCGGCACTGGCGGTCGCCATGTCGATTGCCTTGATGTTCTGGCTGCGCTGCATCCATCCGCCATCGGGCGCGGTGGCCTTGACGGCGGTGCTGGGCGGACCGGCGATCCATGCGCTGGGCTATGGTTTTGTATGGCTGCCGGTCGGTCTCAATACCTTGATACTGCTGGCGGTGGCGATCGTGTACCACGCCGCCACGCGCCACGCCTATCCGCACCGCGCGCCGCTGCCGGTGGCGCCTGACCGCCATGCCACGCTGCTGCGGGCCGAACTCGACGCGGTGCTGGCCAGCCGTAATGAAGTGCTGGACGTCGATATCGGCGACTTGCAGGAAGTGCTGGCGGAAGTCGAAAGCCGCATGCTGCGCCGCCAGCCTGAGCCGCTGCGCAAGGCCGCATAA
- the ndk gene encoding nucleoside-diphosphate kinase translates to MAIERTLSIIKPDAVAKNVIGQIYSRFENAGLKIVAARMTQLSREQAEGFYAAHKERGFFKDLVDFMVSGPVMIQALEGENAVLAHRDLMGATDPKKAEKGTIRADFADSIDANAVHGSDAVEAAKVEIAYFFPEVA, encoded by the coding sequence ATGGCAATCGAACGCACCCTGTCGATCATCAAACCAGACGCAGTTGCAAAAAACGTAATCGGCCAAATCTACAGCCGTTTCGAAAACGCTGGCTTGAAAATCGTCGCTGCTCGCATGACCCAACTGTCGCGCGAACAAGCTGAAGGTTTCTACGCCGCGCACAAAGAACGCGGCTTCTTCAAAGACCTGGTCGATTTCATGGTGTCGGGCCCAGTCATGATCCAGGCCCTGGAAGGCGAAAACGCCGTTCTGGCACACCGCGACCTGATGGGCGCGACCGATCCTAAGAAAGCGGAAAAAGGCACCATCCGCGCCGATTTCGCCGATTCGATCGACGCTAACGCCGTACACGGTTCCGACGCTGTCGAAGCTGCTAAAGTAGAAATCGCTTACTTCTTCCCGGAAGTGGCTTAA
- the ispG gene encoding flavodoxin-dependent (E)-4-hydroxy-3-methylbut-2-enyl-diphosphate synthase produces MASPTTVIEAIGSGPSSRRDSRSVLIAHGQRRIYVGGNAPVVVQSMTNTDTADAIGTAIQIKELARAGSELVRLTVDRPEAAAAVPYIREQLDKMDIDVPLVGDFHYNGHTLLNDYPDCARALSKYRINPGNVGKGAKRDTQFAQMIEAACRYDKPVRIGVNWGSLDQALLARIMDENAGRAEPWPAQAVMYEALVTSAIENAVRAEQLGLARDKIILSCKVSGVQDLIAVYRELARRCDYPLHLGLTEAGMGSKGIVASTAALSVLLQEGIGDTIRISLTPEPGGDRSREVIVGQEILQTMGLRKFAPMVIACPGCGRTTSTTFQELADNIQSYLREQMPEWKKAYPGVEGMNVAVMGCIVNGPGESKHANIGISLPGTGESPAAPVFVDGQKVVTLRGERIVEEFQDIVLDYVKSHYGKQAATV; encoded by the coding sequence ATGGCTTCCCCGACTACAGTTATCGAAGCGATCGGCTCCGGCCCGTCGTCCCGGCGCGACAGCCGCAGCGTGTTGATCGCCCACGGCCAGCGCCGCATCTACGTCGGCGGCAATGCGCCGGTGGTGGTGCAGTCGATGACCAATACCGATACCGCCGATGCGATCGGCACCGCGATCCAGATCAAGGAACTGGCGCGCGCCGGTTCCGAGCTGGTGCGCCTGACGGTGGACCGGCCGGAAGCGGCCGCCGCCGTGCCGTACATTCGCGAACAGCTCGACAAGATGGATATCGACGTGCCGCTGGTCGGCGATTTCCATTACAACGGCCACACCTTGCTCAACGATTATCCGGATTGCGCGCGGGCGCTGTCGAAGTACCGCATCAACCCGGGCAACGTCGGCAAGGGCGCCAAGCGCGACACGCAATTCGCGCAAATGATCGAAGCGGCCTGCAGATATGACAAGCCGGTGCGCATCGGCGTCAACTGGGGCAGCCTGGACCAGGCGCTGCTGGCGCGCATCATGGATGAAAACGCCGGCCGCGCCGAACCCTGGCCTGCGCAGGCGGTGATGTATGAAGCGCTGGTCACGTCGGCGATTGAAAACGCCGTGCGCGCCGAACAGCTGGGCCTGGCGCGCGACAAGATCATCTTGTCGTGCAAGGTGTCCGGCGTGCAGGATTTGATCGCGGTGTACCGCGAACTGGCCAGGCGCTGCGACTACCCGCTGCACCTCGGGCTGACCGAGGCGGGCATGGGCAGCAAGGGCATCGTCGCGTCGACCGCCGCGCTGTCGGTGCTGCTGCAGGAGGGCATCGGCGACACGATCCGCATTTCGCTGACGCCGGAGCCGGGCGGCGACCGTAGCCGCGAAGTGATCGTCGGCCAGGAAATCTTGCAAACCATGGGCTTGCGCAAGTTCGCGCCGATGGTGATCGCCTGTCCGGGTTGTGGCCGCACCACCTCGACCACGTTCCAGGAGTTGGCCGATAATATACAAAGCTATTTGCGCGAGCAGATGCCGGAATGGAAAAAAGCCTATCCGGGCGTGGAAGGCATGAACGTGGCCGTGATGGGATGCATCGTCAACGGCCCGGGCGAATCGAAACACGCCAATATCGGCATCAGCCTGCCCGGCACCGGCGAATCGCCGGCCGCGCCGGTATTTGTCGACGGCCAGAAAGTGGTGACGCTGCGCGGCGAGCGCATCGTCGAGGAATTCCAGGACATCGTGCTGGACTACGTGAAAAGCCATTACGGCAAACAGGCGGCCACGGTCTGA
- a CDS encoding RodZ domain-containing protein: MNAEWAEQPQPQRNLGAPGAQLKAQRVALGWSIEQVADQLKLAPRQVIALEDGDTAALPNLAVVRGFVRAYAKVVKLDAAPLVAMIAVNQEPAQEAAPARREISASFSESRFPSLTQRSSNKAGWIAGAVLVAALAAAFGAYKMGYIPPSLLAHADKDAVHAPAVGTGAVETTLVKPGQDLSPLPSPTNSVPLISVPPPAGDSAAATSNVAPAIAPAVPATAVPAPAPAATPAAAPVAAPAAGTDAAAAANALVLTTTQDSWIEVRRSAGGAPLMSRLVKAGSTETVNVTEPVLLVVGKPAGVQATLRGAPLTLTPVPGGTTSRLNLK; the protein is encoded by the coding sequence ATGAATGCAGAGTGGGCAGAGCAGCCACAGCCCCAGCGCAACCTGGGAGCGCCGGGCGCGCAACTGAAGGCGCAGCGTGTGGCGCTGGGCTGGAGCATCGAACAGGTGGCGGACCAGCTGAAGCTGGCGCCGCGCCAGGTCATCGCACTGGAAGACGGCGATACCGCGGCCTTGCCGAACCTGGCGGTGGTGCGCGGTTTTGTGCGCGCCTACGCCAAAGTGGTCAAGCTGGACGCCGCGCCGCTGGTGGCGATGATTGCCGTCAATCAGGAGCCGGCCCAGGAAGCCGCGCCGGCCCGGCGCGAAATCTCGGCCTCGTTTTCCGAATCGCGCTTTCCGTCGCTGACCCAGCGGTCGTCGAACAAGGCCGGCTGGATCGCCGGCGCGGTGCTGGTGGCGGCGCTGGCCGCCGCTTTCGGCGCCTATAAAATGGGATATATTCCGCCATCGCTGCTGGCGCACGCCGACAAGGATGCGGTGCACGCCCCGGCGGTGGGTACGGGCGCGGTCGAAACCACGCTGGTCAAGCCGGGCCAGGATTTGTCGCCGCTGCCGTCGCCGACCAATTCGGTGCCGCTGATTTCGGTGCCGCCGCCAGCCGGCGACAGCGCGGCCGCGACCTCGAATGTGGCGCCGGCGATTGCACCGGCGGTGCCGGCCACCGCAGTCCCGGCTCCGGCCCCGGCGGCAACGCCGGCCGCCGCGCCAGTGGCCGCCCCGGCGGCCGGCACTGATGCCGCCGCGGCGGCCAATGCGCTGGTGTTGACCACGACCCAGGATTCCTGGATCGAAGTGCGGCGCAGCGCCGGCGGCGCGCCGCTGATGTCGCGCCTGGTCAAGGCGGGCAGTACGGAAACCGTCAACGTCACCGAACCGGTGCTGCTGGTGGTCGGCAAGCCGGCCGGCGTGCAAGCGACCTTGCGCGGCGCGCCGCTGACACTGACGCCAGTGCCGGGCGGTACCACTTCACGTTTGAATCTGAAATAA
- a CDS encoding Bax inhibitor-1/YccA family protein, with protein sequence MNQNMQRTFDLSGGMQQVRHRVLRNTYWLLALSMIPTVLGAFVGVQLHLPMLHGGMGFIIFMAIAFGFMFAIEKTKNSGLGVAVLLGFTFFMGLMLTPILTRTLGYSNGGALIMTAFGGTATILAVMATIATVSKRDFSAMGKWLFAGVIVLILASVANIFLGMSALSIVISVMAIAIFSAYILYDVQQIINGGETNYISATLRIYLDVYNIFTSLLSLLGFAGGSRD encoded by the coding sequence ATGAATCAGAACATGCAACGAACCTTTGACCTGTCGGGCGGCATGCAGCAAGTACGCCATCGCGTACTGCGCAACACCTATTGGCTGCTGGCGCTGTCGATGATCCCTACTGTGCTGGGCGCCTTCGTCGGCGTGCAGCTGCACCTGCCGATGCTGCATGGCGGCATGGGCTTCATCATTTTCATGGCAATCGCCTTCGGCTTCATGTTCGCGATTGAAAAAACCAAGAATTCCGGCCTCGGCGTTGCCGTATTGCTCGGCTTCACCTTCTTCATGGGCTTGATGCTGACGCCGATCCTGACCCGCACCCTCGGTTATTCGAACGGTGGCGCACTCATCATGACGGCATTCGGCGGCACCGCGACCATTCTGGCCGTGATGGCGACTATCGCCACGGTATCGAAGCGCGATTTTTCGGCGATGGGCAAATGGCTGTTCGCCGGCGTGATCGTGCTGATCCTGGCATCGGTGGCCAACATTTTCCTGGGCATGTCGGCGCTGTCGATCGTGATCTCGGTGATGGCGATCGCGATTTTCTCGGCCTACATCTTGTATGACGTGCAGCAAATCATCAACGGTGGCGAAACCAACTACATTTCGGCCACGCTGCGCATCTACCTCGATGTGTACAACATCTTCACCAGCCTGCTGTCGCTGCTGGGCTTCGCCGGCGGCAGCCGCGATTAA